AACCGGTTTACGTGAACCgtgaaacatataaaaactaaaatacagGAAATGGACCGAGCGGAGATGGTCCCATGAAGATTGTTGGCCCAAATGTGGGCCGattgttttgaatgaaaacGTGATGAAGCCAGTGAGCCGGTAAAGGGGCTGAAGCCGAATGGTGTGGACACATTTACGAATGGAATTGGTCATGGATTTCTGGTTGATGGGCCATCGTTGAATGATGGGCCGCCCATCTCACTCGAAACTGGATCTCACAGAAGGAGTGCTTACCTGCTGGTGCTTCAAGTGTTCAGCATGTTGGGCAAATTGCAACAGCCGAAGGATATGGACCTGGGCTGGATGCTATTGCAAGTGCCCCAAAGATTGGGCCGGTTGATGGGCATTTGAATGATGGGCCAGCCATTAGAGAATCGTTTGGTATTAATTCAAATGGTGGGCCGCCTGTTTCGATTCGTGGGCATGAGGTGCAGGCAAAAATTCATGGGCTTCCTTATTTGGCTCAACAAGAGGTTTCTCTATGACCTATACACCTCTGACTACCGTgggagagaaaattgtggTGACCCCGTTTGAAGAAGTTATTAGTCAAGGAGTTAGAGTGTGGGAGAACTCCCTCGTCAGCCAATTAATTGATGCAAAATTGTTGTATCTAGTCATCTATCGTCTTATAGAGAAGATTTGGGGTAGAATTGAAATGCCAACAATTACTCTGATGGAGAATGGGCTCATCTgctttcaattcaaacatctGAAGTCGATAGAGTGGATCTTATCCCGTGGCCCATGGCACCTTGGAGGCAAACCTATGCTCCTCCGCAAATGGACTCCAGGTATAGTTCCTGAATCCTTTGTCTTTGATTCAGTTCATGTTTTGATAAAGTTAGGGAGGATTCCGTTGGAGCTATGGACGGATGCTGGTTTGGCTGTGGTAGCGAGTGCAATAGGAAAACCTCTTTCAGTTGATCTTGCTACTAAAGAGAGGCGTCGTCTTTCTTATGCCCGTATATGTGTGGAATTGAATGTGGACAGTATTATGCCTGCCGAAGTAACAGTCAACCTTAGAGGAGAGGAATTTATTGTAACTGTCACTTATGAGTGGAAACCGAAAAAATGTAACTTGTGTCGATCTTTTGGACACTCGCAGAACACCTGCCCTAAGAAAAGAGGCAATGAAGATAGTAAAAAGGAAGCTGCAAGTAAAGAGGTTCCTGTTAAAGAGGTTGTTCCTACTAAAGAGGTGGTTCCAATTTGTGGGGAGTATGAAGATGTTGTGTTGGAATCCTTCCAACAcatggaagaaggagaaattaTTACCCATAAACTGCCTGAAAAGGTGGAGGTAAATTGGGAGGAATTTACCCCAGTTGACAGGAAAAATAGGGGAATGATCTCTATTTGGGACAGAGGGAAAAGGGCGGAAGTGAGTATCACTAACTCCTTTAACAACCTCATGGAGGTGGATAAAGGAGATAAATGGCCtttatctatagtggatgCCTCCCCTCCTCCCTTACGAGTAGATGACTCTTCTATGGTCCTTTTGAGTACTGCAGGTGATGTAATTCCTATGGAGAGGCGGCTCCCATACGACCTCATGGTTAGTTGGTGTACGTGGAACGTGCGGGGCCTTAATAGCCCTATAAAGTGTAGAGCGGTGAAGGACTTCTTAGCTGTGTCTACGGTGGGTTTCTGTTGCATCCTGGAGACTAGAGTTCGAGAGGAGAACTTTGTCTCGATATCTAGAAGATTTGTGATTCGTGGGGGTTCATTAGTAACTACAGCGATAGTGGAGCAGGTCGAATGTGGATTATGTGGAAACGTAACAGTTTTGTGTTCACGACTAACGAGGTTGTCGACCAGTTTATTTTTGGTGTAATAACAGATTTGATCTCTGGGGAGAAGGTAGAGGTTCTGTGTGTGTATGCCTATAATAGTAACATCGAGAGACGTGTTTTATGGAGGCAAATGGCTGAGATCTCTGCTGGTTGGAGAGGACCGGGTATGGTCTTGGGTGATTTTAACACCATCAGACTCCAGTCTGAAGCATTCGGGGGTGCTCCGAACGTGGGGGATATGGAGGAGTTTGACATGGCTATTCGAGAGGCGGACCTTGTTGAACACGCGGTCCAGGGGAACTGGTTTACTTGGACTAGTAAGATACATGGTCGGGTTTGATGAGAAGAGACTTGATCGTATCCTAGTGAATGATGAGGGGCTTAGTACATGGCCTAACATGAGGGTTAACGTCCTCCCGTGGGGTATTTCTGATCATTCTCCCATACTTGTCTATCCCAGTAATCAGCGAAGCCAACAAGTGGtctcttttcgtttctttaacCATTGGGTTCAAGAAGCGTCCTTTATGGATGTTGTGTCCTCTGCTTGGACCAAAGATACTAGAGTTTCTCCAATTGTGAATATTGTGAGGAACTTAAGAAATCTCAAGTCGATTCTTCGCAGACATTTTGGTAGGCATATCCGGACCATCAGTGAGGATGTTCGTCTTGCCAATGATACCATGGACCGAGCtgaaagagagatggagacgaACTCTCTGTCGGAGGAGGCGAGTAATCACGCGAGCTTAGCCACGGTAAACTTTTGGAAAGCGGTTAGAGTGGAGGAAGCCGCTATGCGTCAGAAGTCGCGAACCAGATGGTTGAAGCTAGATGACCAGAATACTGCCTTTTTTCATCGATCTGTTCGATCAAGGCAGAGCAGCAATGCTTTGAGATCAGTTATTGACCCAGATGGAAATCGGTTGACTAACCATGATCAGGTGACTCAGGTGGTAgtgaattatttcaaagatagTCTGGGTTCTCAGAATATTAGCTATGGAGAGCTCTCTACTAGTATTGAGGAGATTGTTCAGTTTAGATGGACTGAGGAGTGTTGTCAGGCCCTCCAGTCGCCTATTGGCAGGGAGGAAGTGAGACGTGTTCTGTTCTCCATGGATGGTGGAAAGGCTCCAGGCCCTGATGGGTATTCAGTTGGCTTCTTCAAAGGAGCTTGGACGGTGGTTGGAGAGGGTTTCTGTGATGTCGTCTTACACTTCTTTGAGACCAATTACTTCCCTCAAGGGGTGAATACGACTGCTATTACacttattcctaaaaggaatggTGCTGATCGATTGGAGGATTTCAGCCCTATATCTTGTTGCAGCGTTATTTATAAGTgcatttcaagaatattggcAGATAGGCTTCGTGTGtggcttccttcttttgttagtgGAAATCAGCCAGCTTTCATCCCTGGGAGGAGTATTATtgacaatattcttctttgtcaggAGCTTGTAGGGGCATACCATTTGCACAGAGGTAAACCTCGGTGCACTATGAAGGTTGACCTCCAAAAAGCTTATGATTATGTTAATTGGGATTTCCTCTTTGGCCTGCTGATTGCCATAGGTACGCCTTTAAGATTTGTGAGTTGGGTTCGAGCGTGTGTGACCTCTCTgatgttctccattatgattaatggatcGTTGGAAGGTTTTTTCCATGGGAGGAAAGGACTTAGACAAGGTGACCTTTTATCCCCGTTCTTATTTGTGATGGTCATGGAGGTGCTTTCTCGCATGTTGAACAGCCTACctcagaattttcaattccactAGTTTTGTGAGAAGGTCAGATTAACTCATCTTACTTTTGTAGATGACCTGATGATCTTTTGTACTGCTGATAATCATTCTATGAGTTTCATAAAAGAGACTATTAAGAGGTTTGGTGAGCTTTCGGGACTGTTTGCTAATCTTGCTAAaagcttaatttttcttgtggGGGTTAATAGTTCGAAAGCCTCTCGGCTTGCTGCTAACATGGGTTTTTCCATTGGTCATCTCCCTGTtcgttatcttgggcttcctcTCCTCTCTAGAAGATTGCGGAGCTCTGATTGTGATCCCCTTATTCAGCGTATTACCAGTCGTATTCGGTCTTGGTCTGCTAGAGTGTTATCTTTTGCAGGTAGACTTCAGCTTGTTCGCTCAGTCCTTAGGAGCCTTCAGGTTTATTGGGCTAGTGTGTTCATGCTTCCTATGAAAGTCCACAGAGACGTTGATAAGATCTTGAGGGCTTATTTGTGGAGAGGTAACGAGGAGGGAAGAGGTGGTGCTAAAGTTGCCTGGGATgaggtttgtcttccttttgatgaaggaGGTCTTGATATTCGCGATGGATCTTCTTGGAATATAGCAAGCACGTTGAAGATATTATGGTTGCTACTTGTTAAATCTGGTAGTTTATGGGTTGCTTGGGTGGAATCTTATATCCTTAAAGGGAGATCGCTCTTGGAGATCGATGCTGGGGTGAGTCGATCTTGGTGCTTTAGGGAAATCTTGCGTAAGCGGGATATCCTTAAAGATCATGTTAAGATGGAGGTGGGCAATGGAAGGAAGTGTAGAGTGTGGTTGGTTCCATGGATTCAGGGTGGGCCGATTATCCAGCAGTTTGGGGAGAGGGTGATCTATGATGCAGGTAGTCGGTGGGATGCGAGGCTGGTGGATTTCATGGGTCGGGATGGTGATTGAAGGTGGCCGcttgtttctttggatttgatggacATTTGGGATAGGGTTCAGGGAGTGAGGCCGAGTCCGAGTGTTGAGGATAGGTGGGTCTGGGTGCCGGGGAGTCATGATAGTTTTTTATCACCAGTGCGTGGGAGACTATTCGTCCTCATAGTAGTAGGGTTGGTTGGTCGGGTTTACTATGGGGTGGGGGAAATATTCCTAAGCACTCCTTTTGTGCTTGGTTGGCCATCAGGGATAGGTTGGGTACTAGAGATAGGTTAAGTCGGTGGGATAGGTCGATTCCTTTATCGCGTTTGCTTTGTGGAGGGAACTATGAGTCTcgtgatcatttgtttttttcttgtcattttgggTGGGAGGTTTGGTCGAGGATCCTTTTGCTTATGTCATCTTCTCATAGAATCGGTTATTGGGAAGAGTGTGAGGAGAAAACTGTGGCGCcttctctggtgtgctacaatttatttcatttggcaggAGCGAAATCATCGTCTTCATGGAGTTGCTATTCGGGAGCCTATGGTTGTATTCCAGCTCANNNNNNNNNNNNNNNNNNNNNNNNNNNNNNNNNNNNNNNNNNNNNNNNNNNNNNNNNNNNNNNNNNNNNNNNNNNNNNNNNNNNNNNNNNNNNNNNNNNNNNNNNNNNNNNNNNNNNNNNNNNNNNNNNNNNNNNNNNNNNNNNNNNNNNNNNN
This is a stretch of genomic DNA from Cucumis sativus cultivar 9930 chromosome 4, Cucumber_9930_V3, whole genome shotgun sequence. It encodes these proteins:
- the LOC116403417 gene encoding uncharacterized protein LOC116403417 gives rise to the protein MRVNVLPWGISDHSPILVYPSNQRSQQVVSFRFFNHWVQEASFMDVVSSAWTKDTRVSPIVNIVRNLRNLKSILRRHFGRHIRTISEDVRLANDTMDRAEREMETNSLSEEASNHASLATVNFWKAVRVEEAAMRQKSRTRWLKLDDQNTAFFHRSVRSRQSSNALRSVIDPDGNRLTNHDQVTQVVVNYFKDSLGSQNISYGELSTSIEEIVQFRWTEECCQALQSPIGREEVRRVLFSMDGGKAPGPDGYSVGFFKGAWTVVGEGFCDVVLHFFETNYFPQGVNTTAITLIPKRNGADRLEDFSPISCCSVIYKCISRILADRLRVWLPSFVSGNQPAFIPGRSIIDNILLCQELVGAYHLHRGKPRCTMKVDLQKAYDYVNWDFLFGLLIAIDDLMIFCTADNHSMSFIKETIKRFGELSGLFANLAKSLIFLVGVNSSKASRLAANMGFSIGHLPVRYLGLPLLSRRLRSSDCDPLIQRITSRIRSWSARVLSFAGRLQLVRSVLRSLQVYWASVFMLPMKVHRDVDKILRAYLWRGNEEGRGGAKVAWDEVCLPFDEGGLDIRDGSSWNIASTLKILWLLLVKSGSLWVAWVESYILKGRSLLEIDAGVSRSWCFREILRKRDILKDHVKMEVGNGRKCRVWLVPWIQGGPIIQQFGERVIYDAGSRWDARLVDFMGRDGD